The proteins below are encoded in one region of Lactuca sativa cultivar Salinas chromosome 3, Lsat_Salinas_v11, whole genome shotgun sequence:
- the LOC111893778 gene encoding uncharacterized protein LOC111893778 — translation MELLKAGNEQVLVVGTSLSTGPAIMSTGEAESTKGRLIVLCLEHKQTLDSGSMAFYSKRNSPFCDSGGGGSEQLSSSSLCSSPDDIDSNNCDVNGIKLEETEAWNLRLAYATNMRGIVLALCPYLDCYFLASAGSSFYVCSFQNDSSLRVKRLAGGKTRFMIMTLTTHFTTIVVGDCHDGILFYAYYEDAKKVEQLYSDPVQRLVADCLLMNIDTTIVSDHKGSIAVFSCSHHSTENASPECNLKVCSSFYMGEVAMSIRKGSFSYKLLADDEMRGDCNIASSIMDSSSHSSIVASNLLGSISLEVFDGKE, via the exons ATGGAGTTGTTAAAAGCTGGAAATGAACAGGTATTGGTGGTGGGCACTAGTCTCTCCACTGGCCCTGCCATAATGTCAACTGGTGAAGCTGAAAG TACAAAAGGCAGATTGATAGTCCTGTGCCTTGAACACAAACAAACCTTAGACAGTGGATCAATGGCATTTTATTCAAAAAGAAATTCCCCCTTTTGTGAcagtggaggaggaggaagtgagcAGCTTTCAAGCAGTAGTCTTTGCAGCAGCCCTGATGATATTGATAGCAACAATTGTGATGTAAATGGAATCAAATTAGAAGAAACCGAAGCATGGAATTTAAGATTAGCTTATGCAACAAATATGCGTGGCATTGTTCTTGCTTTATGCCCTTATCTTGATTGTTATTTCTTAGCCTCTGCTGGTAGTTCT ttTTATGTATGCAGCTTTCAGAATGATAGCAGTTTAAGGGTGAAAAGATTGGCTGGTGGAAAGACACGGTTTATGATCATGACTTTGACCACTCATTTTACTACTATTGTTGTTGGTGATTGTCATGATGGCATTCTTTTCTATGCTTATTATGAG GATGCCAAGAAGGTGGAACAGTTATACAGTGATCCTGTTCAAAGATTGGTTGCTGATTGCCTTCTTATGAATATCGATACAACTATTGTTTCAGATCATAAGGGCAGCATTGCTGTATTTTCATGTTCCCATCATTCTACTG AAAATGCAAGTCCTGAATGTAACTTGAAGGTTTGTTCTTCCTTCTATATGGGTGAGGTCGCAATGAGCATCCGAAAg GGTTCGTTTTCATACAAACTTTTGGCGGATGATGAAATGAGGGGGGATTGCAATATTGCAAGTTCAATTATGGATTCATCGTCACATAGTAGTATTGTCGCAAGCAATTTGTTAGGAAGCATAA gtcttgaagtttttgatggaaaagaatag